TCCTGGTTGACTTTGAAGAAGGGCGTCTGATTCCCGATGAAGAGATCAAGCAAAAGTACGCGACAAAGCGGCCTTACCACGAATGGCTGCAGAACCAGCGAATTCATTTGAACGATCTTCCGCCTGCCGATGAAGTGGAAGAAGTTCCTACGTCTGAGTTACTCTCCCGTTTACAGGCATTCGGGTTTACTTTCGAAACTCTGAAGTTCATGCTGATTCCGTTGATCAAAGCCAAGAAAGATCCGATTGGCTCAATGGGCAACGATGCGGCACTGGCCTGTCTGAGCGATAAGTCACGCTTGATTTATGATTACTTCCATCAGTTGTTTGCCCAGGTGACGAACCCGGCCATCGATTCGATTCGCGAAGAAGTCATCATGACGCTTGAGTGCTATATCGGACCGGAAGGCAACCTGCTCGATTCTTCGGAAGAGCAGTGTAACCGGTTGTTGATTCCCGAACCGATCATCAGTAATGAAGAGATGGCTGCGATCAAATCCATGGATTATCGTGGCTGGAAAAATAAGACCATCGATGTGACGTATCCCAAGTCAGAAGGGGAAGCCGGCTTCCGTGCTGCCCTGGACCGAATCCGGGAAGAAGCATCACAGGCGATCGCTGACGGATTCAGTCTGATCACGTTGTCTGACCGTGCGGTGAGCCAGGATCGAATTGGTCTGCCGGCCCTCATTTCCTGTGGCGCCATTCACCATCACCTGGTGCGTAATGAACAGCGAACGCAGATTGGAATCGTACTGGAAACAGGCGAAGCCCGCGAAGTGCATCATCACTGTCTGCTGTTTGGTTACGGTGCCGATGCGATCAATCCTTATATGGCATTTGAAGCATTGTGGCATTCGCTGGATGCTGGTGAACTGGATGCTGCCAAGTGGGATCGAGATTCGATTGTCGCCGCTTACCGCAAAGGGGTGGGCAAAGGCATGCTGAAAGTGATGGCCAAAATGGGCATCTCAACGCTGCAAAGCTATAAAGGCGCCCAGATCTTCGAAGCCGTTGGTTTGAATAAGGAAATCATCGATACCTGTTTTGCTGGTACCGCCAGCCGAATCAAGGGGATCGGTTTTGATGTGGTTGCCAAAGAATGCGAAATGCGGCACGACATCGGTTATCCGCATCGGGAACAGCATCGCGTTCCCGGTCTGCCTAACCCCGGCGTATATCATTGGCGTGCCAATGGCGAAAAGCATTCCTGGTCTCCAGAAAACATTGCCAACCTGCAGGCAGCTGCCAGCTCGGGCGATAAGGGTGCCTATAAGCAATTTGCCAAAGCCGTTAACGAGCAGACGACACGCGAATGTCACCTGCGTGGTTTGTTGAAATTCAAGCAACGCGAATCGATTCCGCTGGATGAAGTCGAGCCGGTTACCGAAATCGTCAAACGCTTCTGTACCGGAGCGATGAGTTACGGTTCGATTTCAGCCGAATCGCACGAAGCATTGGCGGTTGCCATGAATCGACTGGGCGGCAAGAGTAATACCGGCGAAGGGGGCGAAGATTATTCGCGCTTCAAGCCATTGGACAATGGCGACTCCAAACGATCGGCCATCAAGCAGATCGCTTCCGGGCGGTTTGGCGTAACCAGCTGGTATCTGACCAATGCCGATGAACTGCAGATCAAGATTTCTCAAGGTGCCAAGCCGGGAGAAGGGGGCGAATTGCCCGGGCATAAGGTTAACAAGATCATTGCCTCGGTCCGTCACTCGACTCCGGGTGTGGGCTTAATCAGTCCGCCTCCGCATCACGACATTTATTCGATTGAAGACTTGTCGCAGTTGATCTACGACCTGAAGAATACGAATCCCTCTGCACGGATCAGCGTCAAGCTGGTTTCGGAAGTCGGCGTGGGAACCATTGCCTCAGGTGTGGCCAAAGGTCATGCCGATAATATTCTGATCTCAGGTGCTTCCGGCGGTACAGGGGCTTCTCCGCTGACCAGCGTTAAGCATGCCGGTCTGCCCTGGGAACTGGGGATTTCCGAAACGCACCAGACACTGGTGATGAACGATCTTCGCAGCCGGGTTCGACTGCAGACCGATGGTCAGTTGAAAACGGGCCGTGATATTGTGGTTGGTTGTCTGCTGGGAGCCGAAGAATTCGGGTTCTCAACCGGTCCGCTGATTACGATGGGCTGTATCATGATGCGGAAGTGTCATCTCAATACCTGTCCTGTGGGAATTGCGACGCAGAATCCGGAACTCCGCAAGAAATTTGCCGGTCAGCCGGAACACGTGGTGAACTACTTCTTCCTGTTGGCAGAAGAGGCCCGCGAACTGATGGCGGAACTGGGCTTCCGCACCATGGATGAAATGGTGGGCCGCAGCGATGTGCTGCAGCTGGATGAGGGCATCGCACACTGGAAAGCGAAGCACCTGGATCTGACACCAATTCTGAGACTGGCTGAAAAACCGCATCCGAATGTGGGTACCTATTGTACTCAGGACCAACAGCATGGTCTGGAAGTGGTTCTGGATAACGTGCTCATTGATCAGTGTCAGCCTGCGATTAAGAATCGTGAGTCTGTCGTGGTGGATGTGAAATTGAAGAATACAGACCGTACTTTCGGCACGATGCTCAGTCATGAAGTTTCGAAGCACCATGGTGCAGAGGGGCTGCCTGATGAAACGATCCACATCAACAGTAAAGGTTCCGCCGGACAAAGTCTGGGGGCCTGGCTGGCACACGGAATTACCATCGAACACGAAGGCGATGCGAACGACTATGTCGGTAAAGGACTCAGCGGCGGACGAATTATTATCTATCCGCCTGAAGACTCCACCTTCGAGCCGGAAGACAACATCATCGTTGGTAACGTGAATCTTTACGGTGCCACCGAAGGGGAAGTTTACATTCGCGGTCAGGCTGCCGAACGTTTCTGCGTGAGAAACTCAGGGGCACGGGCAGTCGTAGAAGGCATTGGCGATCATGGTTGTGAATATATGACCGGCGGTCGCGCTGTGATTCTGGGTGAAACCGGCAGAAACTTTGCTGCCGGGATGTCGGGGGGTGTGGCTTATGTCTACGACCCCGATGGATTGCTGCTGCAAAACTGTAACCTGGAAACCGTCGAACTGGAACAAGTGGAAGAGGCGGATGATAT
This genomic interval from Gimesia alba contains the following:
- the gltB gene encoding glutamate synthase large subunit — encoded protein: MTSRTVRRGIDSENKARNSIFQVGRLPEAHGLYDPEFEHDSCGVGFVAHIKGERSHQIVLDADEMLRHMTHRGACGCEENTGDGAGILVSIPHDFLSRVVKQDLDLDLPEQGNYGMGVVFLPTDAAQREHCKKVVTETVQNQGLVVLGWRELPVSPEKADIGPSALRAMPHMEQIFISTPNGKIADQEHLERQLYIILKASSRQLRQGSLPQGLMFYFCSLSSKVVVYKGMLTPDQVMPFYPDLQAEDFTSHLAMVHSRFSTNTFPSWDRAQPCRFMAHNGEINTLRGNANWMYARQGMMSSDLFGADLKKLFPIIEPQCSDSGNFDNALELLLMSGRPLPEVMMMMIPEAWQNHHSISVAKRAFYEYHSALQEPWDGPASVSFTDGQCIGAVLDRNGLRPSRYYVTHDDRVIMASEVGVLEVDPKIVKEKGRLQPGKMFLVDFEEGRLIPDEEIKQKYATKRPYHEWLQNQRIHLNDLPPADEVEEVPTSELLSRLQAFGFTFETLKFMLIPLIKAKKDPIGSMGNDAALACLSDKSRLIYDYFHQLFAQVTNPAIDSIREEVIMTLECYIGPEGNLLDSSEEQCNRLLIPEPIISNEEMAAIKSMDYRGWKNKTIDVTYPKSEGEAGFRAALDRIREEASQAIADGFSLITLSDRAVSQDRIGLPALISCGAIHHHLVRNEQRTQIGIVLETGEAREVHHHCLLFGYGADAINPYMAFEALWHSLDAGELDAAKWDRDSIVAAYRKGVGKGMLKVMAKMGISTLQSYKGAQIFEAVGLNKEIIDTCFAGTASRIKGIGFDVVAKECEMRHDIGYPHREQHRVPGLPNPGVYHWRANGEKHSWSPENIANLQAAASSGDKGAYKQFAKAVNEQTTRECHLRGLLKFKQRESIPLDEVEPVTEIVKRFCTGAMSYGSISAESHEALAVAMNRLGGKSNTGEGGEDYSRFKPLDNGDSKRSAIKQIASGRFGVTSWYLTNADELQIKISQGAKPGEGGELPGHKVNKIIASVRHSTPGVGLISPPPHHDIYSIEDLSQLIYDLKNTNPSARISVKLVSEVGVGTIASGVAKGHADNILISGASGGTGASPLTSVKHAGLPWELGISETHQTLVMNDLRSRVRLQTDGQLKTGRDIVVGCLLGAEEFGFSTGPLITMGCIMMRKCHLNTCPVGIATQNPELRKKFAGQPEHVVNYFFLLAEEARELMAELGFRTMDEMVGRSDVLQLDEGIAHWKAKHLDLTPILRLAEKPHPNVGTYCTQDQQHGLEVVLDNVLIDQCQPAIKNRESVVVDVKLKNTDRTFGTMLSHEVSKHHGAEGLPDETIHINSKGSAGQSLGAWLAHGITIEHEGDANDYVGKGLSGGRIIIYPPEDSTFEPEDNIIVGNVNLYGATEGEVYIRGQAAERFCVRNSGARAVVEGIGDHGCEYMTGGRAVILGETGRNFAAGMSGGVAYVYDPDGLLLQNCNLETVELEQVEEADDIAELKTMVDNHRKFTGSTVAKSIIDNWDAELELFKKVMPVDYKRALLEMAAEEAEAAASV